A part of Cannabis sativa cultivar Pink pepper isolate KNU-18-1 chromosome 6, ASM2916894v1, whole genome shotgun sequence genomic DNA contains:
- the LOC115695396 gene encoding uncharacterized protein LOC115695396 yields MRCLSTVQFRLSINGYLTDPFHSTRGIRQGDPLSPYLFLLIAEGLSAATRLQESQALFSGIQICRGAPPLSHLLFADDSMVFSPVHPQASASLNGILDLYNKATGQLVNREKSSILFSPNTSAESQNQFRQDLHLMGEGFISKYLGAPHCVARVSNSMFHYLLQKVSSKLKSWNEKFFSRAGKETLIKAVVQAIPSFAMSSFKVPKSICSKIQSLIAKFWWGSQGTNKIHWKNWDSISVSKFFGGLGFRILSSHNQALLAKQAWRTWNDRNSLLHSVLKARYFKNSDFMNAPSGHNSSFTWRSILWGRHLLQKGLVWKIGTGTSIPLSAPNWIPNTKHPILLHSLHQSQAFVSFFINDDSTWNTRKLKHYFPPYQVDRILTTPIDPLSSDSLIWGFHSSGILTVKSAYHLACTLHSAQVPSSSNPNPYFHWWKTLWSLPVPPKIKHFIWRAFHHILPCSLNLFHKRSLPDPLCSICGYDKESVSHALIGCTRAKSIWKSSTFKQFYLSYYRSDIKDFLLQAFQVLPKQEFQVFITFIWQIWNTRNSILFNKNHTTNNVEEFVVNYLQEYKDVQHSQKHDTQPSEVSSITQSSHQHWLLSLSPDTPALFVDAALDHQAGLTGAGFVFKRGYQTVLASQSRRLPGVVSPIFSEGQALLQSLKWCIDSQFTPQVVFSDCLNLVSKVNGD; encoded by the coding sequence ATGCGTTGTCTTTCCACAGTTCAATTTCGTCTGTCCATTAATGGCTATCTTACTGACCCTTTTCATTCAACGCGTGGTATTAGGCAAGGGGATCCCCTTTCTCCCTATCTTTTCCTTCTAATTGCTGAGGGTCTTTCTGCTGCAACTCGTTTGCAAGAATCTCAGGCTCTGTTTTCTGGCATTCAGATTTGCAGGGGAGCCCCACCATTATCTCACCTCTTGTTTGCTGATGATAGCATGGTTTTCTCTCCTGTTCATCCTCAGGCCAGTGCTTCCCTAAATGGTATTCTTGATCTCTACAATAAAGCTACAGGCCAGCTAGTGAATAGAGAGAAATCCTCCATTCTCTTCTCCCCCAATACCTCTGCTGAGTCCCAGAATCAATTTCGTCAAGATCTTCACCTTATGGGAGAAGGTTTCATTAGTAAGTACCTCGGTGCTCCCCATTGTGTGGCCAGGGTTTCCAATTCCATGTTTCACTACTTGCTTCAAAAAGTTTCTTCCAAGCTTAAATCATGGAACGAAAAATTTTTCTCTAGGGCTGGTAAAGAGACTCTTATTAAAGCGGTGGTCCAAGCAATTCCCTCTTTTGCTATGTCCAGTTTCAAAGTTCCCAAATCGATTTGTTCAAAAATTCAAAGTTTGATTGCTAAATTTTGGTGGGGATCTCAAGGTACTAACAAAATTCACTGGAAGAACTGGGATTCTATTtctgtttcaaaattttttggGGGCCTGGGCTTCCGTATTCTTTCTTCTCATAACCAAGCTCTTTTAGCTAAGCAGGCTTGGCGTACTTGGAATGATAGGAATTCCCTTCTCCATTCTGTTCTTAAAGCCCGATATTTCAAAAATTCTGATTTCATGAATGCCCCTTCTGGTCACAACTCTTCTTTCACCTGGAGAAGTATTCTTTGGGGTCGCCATTTACTTCAAAAGGGGTTGGTTTGGAAGATTGGCACTGGAACTAGTATTCCCTTATCTGCACCTAATTGGATTCCCAACACTAAGCACCCTATTCTCTTGCACTCTCTCCATCAATCCCAAGCTTTTGTCTCTTTCTTCATTAATGATGACTCAACTTGGAACACCCGTAAGCTTAAACATTACTTCCCTCCTTACCAAGTTGATCGTATCCTCACAACCCCCATTGATCCTCTATCTTCAGATTCGCTTATTTGGGGCTTTCACTCCTCAGGTATTTTAACAGTCAAATCTGCTTACCATCTTGCCTGCACTCTTCATTCTGCTCAAGTTCCTTCCTCTTCCAATCCTAACCCATACTTTCATTGGTGGAAAACCCTCTGGTCTCTCCCTGTTCCTCCCAAGATTAAACATTTTATTTGGAGAGCTTTCCACCATATATTGCCATGTTCTCTCAATCTTTTTCATAAAAGGAGTCTCCCTGACCCACTTTGCTCAATCTGTGGGTACGACAAGGAATCAGTCTCTCATGCCCTTATTGGTTGCACAAGAGCAAAGTCTATTTGGAAGTCTTCAACTTTTAAACAGTTTTACTTGTCTTATTATAGAAGTGACATCAAGGACTTTCTCTTACAGGCTTTTCAAGTTTTGCCAAAGCAGGAGTTCCAAGTCTTTATCACTTTCATTTGGCAAATTTGGAATACTCGAAACTCTATACTTTTCAACAAGAATCATACTACTAACAATGTGGAAGAATTTGTTGTTAATTACTTGCAGGAGTACAAGGATGTACAACATTCTCAAAAACATGACACTCAGCCATCCGAAGTTTCAAGCATCACTCAGTCCTCTCATCAGCATTGGCTTCTTTCCTTGTCACCTGATACTCCTGCTCTGTTTGTAGATGCAGCCCTCGACCATCAGGCAGGCCTAACTGGTGCTGGTTTTGTTTTCAAAAGGGGATATCAGACTGTGTTGGCTTCTCAATCCCGGAGGCTGCCTGGTGTTGTCTCGCCCATCTTCTCAGAAGGCCAAGCTCTTTTACAAAGTCTCAAGTGGTGCATTGATTCCCAGTTTACTCCTCAAGTTGTTTTCTCGGATTGTCTAAATTTAGTCTCAAAAGTAAATGGAGATTGA